In the Trichoderma atroviride chromosome 4, complete sequence genome, TCTGCGATACAAATAGCTCATCAAGGGGtagatacaaaaaaaaaaagaaatcaagtTTGGTGCCTGGTAGGTAGTTTACTAGTGACACGCTATCATGTCAAAGAAGTACTAGTGACACGGCAAATAcctctaaaaaaaaataaaaaaaaaaggcaaaaagaaatgccCACTATCAGAGTCGAACTGATCACCTTGTCATGTCAGAGAAATACTAGTGACACGCTATACCGCTTAGCCAAGCGGGCAGGTTTtgattgatgctgctgacTTAATTATTgtattatataaagaaatCGGCTCTGCTTATTTACATGAGGAGGATCATTTCCAACACGATAGATTACGAGCGAAATTTCGAACTCTATTGGCAAGTTTACATCGACACTTTGTAGATGTAATGCTTTTGATACTGTgaaagagggcgaagagCTATTATGCCATAGCATActtttatttagctttataaaACCTAATTCTCTTTCTGCAACATTTTACAAGCGTCAAAGTCttcaaagaaaaagtaaattataattcATTCGCACCGACGTGTTGTTTCCCATGCAATAATCTTAACCATTCAAGTATACGCTTTATAGTAGATGCAACTCTCATTTTCAAATGTCGCCTAGTTAAAATATCTGATGCTCCTTGGCGACAATGCATTTCCATCTTATCCATAAAATCTGTACAAAACGCTCCCAATTTTTAATATCCAAACGCCTCGCTCCCCATCAAATCCACGCTAAATGCTATCCCTTTTAAATCCCAATATTTAACAAGCCCATCCATCAAGCAGCAGTcttattttccttctcttcattgTCAGTCTGTTCAGCTGAATCAACAACCACGCCCGTCATCGGCTCAACTCGAGCGCCGCCAGTAGCAGACTCAGCAACAGACGACACTTCCGAAGAAGCATTGCTCATTTTTCGCAATTCTTTTTCATCAACCGTCAGGTCACCAGCGGCCTTGTCCAAGtccatgaagaagcagatggcaAGGGCCAATCCCGCAAGCCCCACGCCGATCCAAAAGACGCTCTTGTACTGATGCTTAAGATCCATTCCGTTCAACACAAACTGCCCTTTGGCGACATCTGCAAttgccaagaaaaaggctcCTCCAAGGAAGAGCATCACACTGATGAGTGCACCAGCTAATCCTTGACGGTTCTTAGGCAGACTAGTCGTCAGGAAGACGTTGCTCACAGTCCACAAAACGTCAACACAGGCGGCCTCACAAAGCATAGCCGGGAAGATCCACGCCCAGTAGTTGGGGTTATCGGGAATAAGTGCAAACATGAGCACTGCAATAACTTTTGAAATgccagagatgatgatgagcacTTTGCCGGAAAGCATGTGAAGAATGAGGCCGCTTGTTGTGGCCAAGACTAGGCCGCCTGCTGCCCAGGGGGCAAAGTAAACCGCAGTTAACAGTGGAGATTTCTTCAAAATCGTCTCAATGCTGTTATCGCTTGTTAGTTCAAgtgcatatatatataagtgttAAAAGGAAGAAACTCACTAGAAGTTGGCATAAAAGAGATAAATGTTGAACACGCCCCATGTAAtaaagaggcagagcagcatTCTCTTCATGCACTTGACGCGGAAGATGTCTGCCGGAATAAGCGGTGATTCGGCGACCCAGCCCTCAACATACACAGCCGCACCAAGGAAGATGAGTCCAAGAATGAGTGTGACCAGGATCCGAGGAGAGGCCCATCCACCAGGAGCATTGGCGCTGTCCGTCAGCGCATAAATGAGAAGCATCAACCCCGGCACGGTCGTAAACACTCCCCACCAGTCCATCTTGACATTCATCTTTCGCGCCTCCTCATAGTCGCGGGGAGCTGTCAAAATCGTCCCCACTCCAAAAACGGCTGACAGTATGCCGCCCAGCCAGAAGAACCATCTCCAGGAGAGCAAGTCCTGAGCCATGCCCCCGACAATGATACCCgcgaagaagcccagcgGGGCAAGAGCACCATAGAGGCTAAACACAATGTTCTTCCTCGGCCCGGGCCTGTAAATCCGACCAAGCAGGGAAATGCCAGCAGGGAGGAACGCCGCCGCGCCAATGCCCAGCATAGCACGGCAGATGACCAGCATGATGAAGTTGCGGGTGAAGCCACCAATGATGGACCACACCGCGAACCACGCTATGCCTCCGTTGAAAAGCAGATATCCTCCATACATGTCCGCCAGCCGCCCAAGGGGGGAACAGGAATGCACCCGCGGTCAGAGTCAAGACGCTCGAGGGCCATGTTTGTGCTTCGAGGGGGATGTCGAGTGGCTCAACCAAGTTAGGCAGAACGACTTGGAAACCGCTAATGACAAAGTCCTAAATGAATGAGGCACTGATTAGCTCTTCGTATTTCCTGCATAGGGCTGCAGAAGATCGCAAGACATGTGCAAACTCCCCGTGAACTGAGGAATGTGACTTGTCTTGCCCGCATTTGTTGATGATAGATGACCCACCGCCATAGAAAGGGAGCCCAAGATGGAAACGACGAAGGCAATTTCCAtccaagcagaagaaaacGCTGCAGGACGCTGTCTTCCTAGCTTCTCAACGTCGATAGTTTGAGAAAGCTCATCGTGGGTCTCTGCAACAAGGACGACGGCATCTTGGACATTATCCTTTTCTGCCATTGCAACAAGACGAGCAGATGGACGGGGCAAAAAGAGTATGATACACTCGAGAAGTGCAAGCCAAGAGCTATTCAAGCACTCTTTAGCAGTGTATATCCATCGACTGACAGTTATACCAGTGTCTTGAGCTTTGAACCAAGAGCCATCATCCTCTTTTATAGTCTTCTCGCCTTCGTACGGACACGGGGCCGACACCAAGGAGAATTGACACGCCCCGAATCATGTTCTGCCAAATTATACGCCTTAGCTATGCGCTATCGTCATCCGCCGGCCAGTGCCATGGTGTGGACAGTCTCATTAACAACATTCCGTTGTCGGTCCGCGTAGCTTTGCTTTTCATGAGCCTGCAAATTCTCACACCTTGTCACGCTCCCTCCAGCCACAATGGTAAGAAACGCAAAAGTTGTCTGGAGGTTTCCCGTTTGAGAAAGTCCAGGACAAGAATAGGGTCTATCGATCTGACAAGGGGTCCACTCTATTCTGCCCGGGAGGAAAGCCGAGTGAACGGTAGAGAGTGGCTACCCATGGTTCCAAATCCCATCTTCGCGATGCTCATGGCTCTTTCGCATTGTCGTGCCATACGATACCGAGTCGAGCAAAGATTTCAATGTGTCATGGACCTCGTTCCAGAACCAACGCAAATTAAGTGCCGGTGGGGATGATAAGAGTTGGGCAACTGTTAATCCcggtagcagcagcccaaATGGGTCTGTAGAAGCTAGTTTGTGAAGACATCGTGACTATTTTGCAGGGGTAATTCTGCTTTGGCGGCATGGACGGATACGGGACTCAGGAGCCGCCGGCATGGCGTCCTTTTCGCTGCTTCCTCTTCCGAtccagaagaaaagaattaaaaaattttCTTACAGTTGCTTTTCAGCTCCCTCCAATTCGCTGGAGATCGTTACCGTACCTGGGCGGTCATAAAAGAGTTAACAGAGTTTGCAGGGTATATACGGAGAATTTTGTTAACTGGGTAACATTAGTACTAAATGCCCAGCGTGACTGCTGAAGAGTAATACATCTTACCCTCAGTCGAACAGCTGAACCGTGGCAGGACTACTAATCATTAGTCGTAAAGgttcagcagcggcattgtGTGTTTCCTCTTTGCAAGTCACAATCCCCATCCTGCATCCGAAATCGAGGCGCTGCACCAAGGGTAAAGGGATTTCCGTATTGGGCGCTTGTGTGACCTCTGGATGGACAGTATCCGGCAGCCCAGGCCAACAAGCTTCGGGACCTAGGACAAGGGTGGTTTCCAACGCTGACCAGTCCTGCAGGTCCCGCGTAGCGGTCGCCGCGCATCGGACGCAGAGAATGTCAAGAGCTTTCCCGTTTAGGTGCGCTTGTGCGTAATGAGAAAGCTTGTCTGTGTTATGACCCTTAGCTAGGCTCGGGGGCGGCGGCGTGGCCATTGGAGAGCCAGGAGGGGAATGCTTGGAGATGGTGCCGGGGCCAGCATCATCCTGTAACTAGCGATAATGGTGGGCCGCATGCTTTGCCCGGTGGATAGCGACTGGCTGGATTGATGGCGTGCCACATCACGCTGCCTTCAAAGACTGCCTCAGAAGCATGGAGCTCTCCAGGCATCATCtttgccagcgccgcctctgCCCCTTCGCCCACGTGCGCGCGTCTTCTTGCTAAGCAGACGGAGATCATCTTCTGGAGACAGCCCGAGACTCTCGCCATGTTCATGCCACCAACGGCGTAACAAGGCCCGCCTAGTGAGAACGACTCTCCACCACTGCTGCTCTCGTCCGCTGGCCTGGTTGCGCGTCGCTAGACCGCTGCTAGACCGACTAAACGCGAGCGAGTGAGTGAGGCAGGACAAAGGCTCTTTGTTCGATATCAGCTTGAAGACGTTCATCCACCGTTTCCGCCACCGGACCACTCATTATCGGCATATATGCCAAGCAATAGCAAGCCGTGTCACAACTGCCGCCGTCGACGACTGCGCTGCGATCGCTCGTGGCCGACCTGCCACAAATGTGCGGTCTCAGGGCAGGAGTGCCTTGGATACGGCAAGGTCTTTATCTGGGCCGAGGCGATTGATGCTCATGGACATCCGAAGCCATCACCAAGTCGCAGGACGCCACTTGGCGGACCTCTCAGCTCAGGCTCTGGACAGGTCTCATCGTCAGTCACAAACAGCTATTTCCCGCTCTTCCCAGATCCAACGTCTAGCCACCGCCCCGGTGGTGTTGATCCCGGTAGCCAAGCAGCACATGATGCATCCGTCAGCGAAGGCAGATCTATCCCGGTTGTTCGCCGCCCCTCGCCGCTCCTCAAACGCAACAGGAGCGCCGCAGCGATGTCGGCTACACCGGAGCCAACAAGAGATGCAGCCTCAAGCCCAATCCAGGAATCACCGCTGGAACTTCAGAAGTGGAGGCCGGCAGCACTCGGCAGCCTGACAGATCCCATTTTCCAGGACCTCGATCGCAACTCGCGATACTATCTATTTCATTGTAAGAGACCTCCAGACCCGAAACGATACAGGCTAGTAGGTCGAAAACTGGAGCGAGATTTTGTGCTAATGCATCCCAAGTTGCCGATCGTGTCTGTAAAGACTTGGTGGCCCGAGACGGGCCAGGGGTCAATCCTTTTCGAGATCTTATCCCGTTAACCAACCGACATCCTCTGCTGCTTCAAATCCTCGTTGCCACCTCAGCGATACACTGGGCCAACATCTTTCGCCCAATCACTGCCATTCCCACTGGTCTTAGTGATCCTGGAGGATATCTCGCCCAGCTGCGATCAAAAGACCTGGTTTCCAGGCAAGCACTTATCGATGCTTTGACTgcgaagcaaaaggccatgGGCCACCTGCAGGAGGTGCTTGACTCCTTGGATCCTGGCGGAAGTGAAGTTGCTCTTGCCGCCATGCATTTCTTCATCAAATTTGACTTGATCGACTTGGAAAAGAATGATGCAAAGGGGTGGAGGACGCATCTGGAGGGGGCAAGCAATATCCTGGCATTACTCACACAAGGAACCGGTGGAAGCGAGGCCAATAGGATGTTGCGTGACTGCGTTGTGGCTGATTGTTTCATGTGAGTGATGGCTGTCTGGTCTCACTAGGATGCCAGCGAACAAATCACTGCATCCTGGATTCTTGTGCAGAACACGACTGACACTGTTTGTTTCACTAATCCACAGATACCACATCTTAGGATCGACGCTTGCCTCGGGTAGTCTTGCCGCCAATATCGCACGCTACGCTTTCGAATTACTACCGGTCATGAAACGCGTCGAAGTCAATAGTTACCTCTCATGTCCTCCGGAGATCCTTCGCATCATTCTAGTGGCATCCAAGCTTTCTTACGAAACACCATTCACTGATTGGTCATTGTCCGCCGCGAACGAGGCTCTCACGCTCATTGATGAGGCGCTTGCTTTTGATATACCCGCTTGGGCTGACAAACTGCGGCAAAACCCCCAGGTCCAGGATATTGAGAGCCGTATACACATCGCTTCTGCGCATAGGTCCGCCGTTTGCCTGTACATTCTGCAGGCATTGCCGCTGGTGCGGGCCGTCCGCCCTGTGGATACCGAATTCCTGGTTGGGGACATTCTTGGCAATCTGGGTCAGATTAGTGTGGATGATCCGTACTACAAGGCCACGTCTTGGCCTACCTTTATTGCTGGAGCAGAAACTCGTGACACCGAGAAGCGCACGTGGGCGATGAAGCGTCTGCTGGGCATCTGGGAGACTTGCCCTTGGGGCTATCTGTTCACAGCCATTGAGCTGTTGAAAGCGGCCTGGGAGCTGCAAGACACCCGGGGCTCCAATGGCGAGATCAGCTCCAACTGGCTGCAGGGCTTGAAGGAGAGAGGCTTTGAGTATCTTATTGTGTGAttgttgaagctgatgcGATGTTTAGACGAAGCTCTTCAGAAGGTCGTGGCTGTGCATTATCTGTCTGCCTCAGGTACCGAGCGTCTTGGGGCAACTGCCACGCTTTTCCATTTTTGTACCTGCACTTTATTGGCCCGGCATGTATTATTTCCCATGTGtgctcttttttccttctttttgtttgtctttCTCATCAAATAGCGAGCTGTGTTGATTTGAAGCGACATTTGGTTTTGATTTGGATTCTTTTTGATAGCAGCGTCCTGTATGTACAACCACGAACcatagcagtagcagtaatagcTCAGGAACCTAGCAAATTAACTATTGGGTCAAATTGTGTCAAGAGTTGTAAAAACTATCAACAATAGGGCACAGTCGAGTAGAGTCCAATGAATAGTAAACTCTTAATAGCTGTGTTGTAGTCGTACCTCTTCTCCCGGGCGAGCTATTCCCGTCATGTAGCCTAACCCAAACGGCTCAAAGAAATAGACTTGTATCTACATGCATTCTTGctataaaaagaagaataccCAGCAAACTCGCCCCTTCAGGCATCCACATATCAATGAAACGCTGCGACTACAATCGACTCCAAAGGACGCGACGGCGTGCTGCAACATAAAGCGGGAACTACTGCACCCTCTAGCGCTAAAATATATGAAATCCTCCCCCTCGAATACGACCCTAATGCCGGGCCTAAAAACCACCCCCCAGCCTGCATCTGCGCCTAAACACCGACCCTTGACCAGAATAGCGGCTCTCAACTGCCGATCACTGACTCaaccgcaaaaaaaagctttttacgTTTCACCAATTAATGCCAAGCATCTGTACGTCCGGTGTGGCAGCATTGTTCAAGGGTATTCTGCATGGACTGCTGCAATGCAGCTATTACATGctacatacatgtagtatGTGCATACTTGTAAAATACTACAATGCCCCATAGCGGCGACTGTTCCAGGCACGAAGGCGTGAAAAGTGTGCTGTATTGCGCATTGCCGCATCGGGTGTGATAAGTGAGCCATCTCTTGCATCGGCATCACGCGACATGCAAATATTTCAATGGGGTCGTCCTGTCCAACCAGGTTGTCTCATCTTTTCATCGGATGTTATTGATCGACGGCTAAGAGGAGACCTGGTTGTTGTTTCATTTACAACTCGCCGATAGCTAGGCCTAGAATGCAGGGTAGCGGTGTGTGCAAGAGCTTCATAACAATATTAGTTACAGAATCatttgtcttcatcttgatagAACTTCTTGCATTAGATTTTTTGTATATCTACACATTATTTATGAACCACAAAAGAAACTCAAGTGGAGTGGCCTGTGAGTCTACGACTCTGAACAATATTGAATCAAGAGCTTTGGCTAATCGTGATCCCAACACAAGTTCATGAAGAGAAATCCTGACAGTCAATCACAAACTCAACATAGAGCGTACAAATTAATATGAAATAGAGGAAAGACATTGACAAGGTTTCAAGTATCTTCAAGCAAGTGTTGCACTTTTCTCTAATTTAACGAGACAAACATTATCCAGGACCAGATTTTTCTACAGAACAAAGGTTTCGAGGCTTCTtgtgaaaaaagaaggagaaacgATTCGATGATAACTCACTCATTCCTCGTAGATTCTAACAAAACGCCAACCATGCAAACTAATAAGTAGCcttactagtagtaatacgaaaagaaaatagaagcCAGCAATACTTCACCGCGGCTATTCTGACAAAAGTCTACAGTCCCATGCAGATCTGGAAgtaaaaaggaagaagaaagtagGAAGAAAATACGGCGTATCGCCTCTGGAAGTAGTACGAGGTAGAGTTTCTGGAGACAATAAGCATGCCTTATTGACATTGAAATCGAGAAGAAACGTCTCTAATTTCAGTTCAGAAAGGAGATGGGCAGTTATAAATGAGCCAATAGACATGTTGCTCTTTGCTACAGCTGTCATTCGGGTGAATGGCAAGGTGCATCACCAGCGGCGACTACATTCATGTTAGGACTCATATCATGTCAACCCGTAGAGCAAGTTCTCGGCTCTTACCTATATGCAGAATCTGCATTCCGTTGGCGGCGTCGTTGCGTCTTTGGTATCGTCAAGCTATCCCGCCGTTGACGGGGGCTTGGTTCTGCAGAGGACCTCTTATCTGGTCGCCCTAAAAGCTCAGCTTCGAGAGAATTCAAGTCGGAGGATCGACTAGAGACCGACGAATTCCTCGATTTGGACCCAGGTTTCTGATGTTGTTCCCttgagcgagagcgagagcgagaacGAGAACGAGATTCTAGCGTGGGCAAAGTTtgatcatcctcttcatctcgccCTGGTGGGCTATTATCGCCCTGAGCTTGTCTTGCATCATCACGTGTTTCTTTCCGACTGCCTTTTTGAGCGCCATTCTGACCATCCGTCAAGGAGTCCGAAGACTTTGCTTTCTTTGGCCGTTTCTCATCTCCTGACTCGTCATCCAAGCGCTTGTGTTTACCGTTTGGACGGGGCTTGTCAGACTGATGACTACTTGGAGTTGAGATATTGTCATATCCGCTGTCTTGAGGATTCTGAGAAAATGGTTCGTCATCGCCTGCTGACACTGCTCCAGTCTTGGTTACAAGTCCCTGAGCCGTATTCTCCGACTCGTCTCCTGTGTGATTCTCGAAATGCTGTAATTCGGTATAATTAGCATTCGTTCAAAGGAGAGTGTGGCAGTTTCAATGTCACAATTAGTTCATTGTACTTACCTCTTCGGCAACTACAGATTCTTCATCAAGCTCCCTAGCATGAGATTCGGGAGACTGGCCATCATCCTGGTGAGACTCCTCTCTATTGTTGAGTGGTGGCATCTCAACTGTGTTTGTTGATGCTTCGGATTCAGCCCTAGCATTCTTTTCCAAGCCAGATGCTGATGAAAGGTTGGGATCTTTGGAGCCGTTTGTGTTAGCCGGCGCCGGTGCCTTCCGTGAAGATCCAGCAGCTGAGCCAGAATGATTGGCCTTGttttgcatcttctgctGAGAGCGACGCCGGCCCCCTTGATCTTTACGTCTGTTGTCACGATGCTTGTTGTTTTGGCGGTCGTGTTTTCGTTTATTCCTATGATCACGTTGTGGCTCATGTTGTGTATGGATGCTTTTGGGGGGTTTGGGTGGAAGAGAGGCATTCATGGGCTCTTTCAATGCAGAGTGCGGCGTATGAGAAGAACGCGGCGGCTTGGGAGGCGTTGCTGCCGGGGGGAGGATGATGTATAGGCGCACCACGAGGAGGATAATGAACAGGGGGCGGTCCATATGGCGGCTGCGGATAAGAAGGGGGATACGCAGCCGGGGGAGGGTAGCCAGGCGAGCCAGCTGGCCCAACATGTGGTGGATATGAGCCATAGGAGGGAGGATATGAAGCgggcgctggtgctggtggcacAGGAGGGTGAGCCGAGTATCCTACTGgggcagcaggaggagcacCGTAAGACGATGGAAGGTACTGCGGCGGTGCATATGTTGGAGGACCATAGCTGGCTGAGTAGTGAATAGGAGGCGGATGATGAGGATAAGAGTTCTGGAACTGAGGGCTCGGCTGCTGATATGCTGGCCCAGCGGGTGGTGGGTATGGCGGCGCACCATGTCCTATGGATGAATGAGGCAGCGAAggtggtggcggaggagggggTGCATATTTTGTGATGATGGGCCCCTTATTTGACCTCTTTGGGCCTCTGTGAGAATGTTGGACATTACCTTGAGGGGTGTTTGGAGAGTTCCTCAAGGCATTGGCTCTGGCAAGGCCACTGTAGATTGCACATGTTAGAGACACGGTAATTGGAAtcaagaagaggaatatGTCGAAATTGAAAAAGTAACGTCAAATCAGAACAAGGGGCAGTGAGCTTACGCAGGAGTCCTTCTTGTCGGTTCCGGACAAGCAACAGCCCAGTGGCCGCTGAGACCGCAGTTGTAGCATGACGGGTCATCAGACCCTGAATAGCCCTGCGCAGGCTCAGCCAtttctttggcgatggagggCGATGAGTATTAGAATGGGGGGAGTTGGTTAGGCTGTGAGGTAAGTTGTCGGCCGTAGACGCTTTAGATGGACGGCGGAACCGACAACGACTGGAGGAGGTTGTATAGTTGGTGACAAAAAGAGAGGGTTGAAACCAAGGAAATGGGAGCTCTCACTGATCCCTCGCCAAGGACTCACACACAGAATGAGATTCCTTGTCGCTTGAGCGCCAAACCAGATCAGAATCTCGTCACATTACACAAGGCGCAGGCGAGGCACCATACCTGGATGACCTTGTATTGGACAAGACGGCCCAGATGCCTTGAACCCCCCTTTATGAACAGAACCCCCTCCCCAAGCCGTTTCGAGACGCACGGATAAAATGTCTCATCCACAGCGTCAGAGGCCCGAGGCTCCTgcagaaacaaaagagagtACCGAATGATCAGCCTGGAAAAGAGCGCCGCTGAGCCAGCCGTTTAGCAGACAGGCAAACGGAATCGAGAGAGTCGCGTTGGATCAGCCGCCACGTGAGGCTGCGCACAGGCCACCGATCTtgcagatggagctggatTTCCGAATTTTAGCCGCGGCTATATCAACGTAGAGTTGAGAGGCGAGATGGGATGCTTCAGCTTTGCGTCCTGTTGCATGAGGATGTTCTGAAAGAGCGGTTGTGTTGCGTCGTGTTTGAACAGGAGATGGGACGGGATGGAAAATGTgtatggaagagaagaaccaAAACTGGGTGCTGCAAGAGACTGCCATCGCGATTGGGACTTACCTGTGTTGCGCATGAAACTTAATTCAGTGGCTTAGAAGGACGCCAGCACTGCTCCTAGCAGGCCGCAGAGGCCTCAAAACAAGTACCCGAGACGATTAGTCGGTTTGGGCGGCGCGCAAAGGGCGCCAAATGGGTGGATAATTCGCTTCCTCAGAGAGACATGACCCCAACCTTGCTCAGGTGTCTGCTGAGGCGCATAAAAAGAGACGAGTTTTCTCAGCTTTGGGCCATTGCCTTGTATCGATTAGAAGAAAATCCGTGGCTTTGTTCAGTGTAACTCGGGCATTGGCAGTGGACATTACACAGCATGAACAGTGCGACGTTCAAGCCAGGCAACTGCTGATGAATCGTGTTGGATTAGGCGAGAGACACGAAGAAACGTTTTTGCCGAGCAGATTGTTGGTAAAAAGAGTTAACCGCCAATACCAGCGACGGCAATCTTGCTG is a window encoding:
- a CDS encoding uncharacterized protein (EggNog:ENOG41); amino-acid sequence: MAEPAQGYSGSDDPSCYNCGLSGHWAVACPEPTRRTPAGLARANALRNSPNTPQGHGAPPYPPPAGPAYQQPSPQFQNSYPHHPPPIHYSASYGPPTYAPPQYLPSSYGAPPAAPVGYSAHPPVPPAPAPASYPPSYGSYPPHVGPAGSPGYPPPAAYPPSYPQPPYGPPPVHYPPRDQGGRRRSQQKMQNKANHSGSAAGSSRKAPAPANTNGSKDPNLSSASGLEKNARAESEASTNTVEMPPLNNREESHQDDGQSPESHARELDEESVVAEEHFENHTGDESENTAQGLVTKTGAVSAGDDEPFSQNPQDSGYDNISTPSSHQSDKPRPNGKHKRLDDESGDEKRPKKAKSSDSLTDGQNGAQKGSRKETRDDARQAQGDNSPPGRDEEDDQTLPTLESRSRSRSRSRSREQHQKPGSKSRNSSVSSRSSDLNSLEAELLGRPDKRSSAEPSPRQRRDSLTIPKTQRRRQRNADSAYSRRW
- a CDS encoding uncharacterized protein (EggNog:ENOG41) — its product is MPSNSKPCHNCRRRRLRCDRSWPTCHKCAVSGQECLGYGKVFIWAEAIDAHGHPKPSPSRRTPLGGPLSSGSGQVSSSVTNSYFPLFPDPTSSHRPGGVDPGSQAAHDASVSEGRSIPVVRRPSPLLKRNRSAAAMSATPEPTRDAASSPIQESPLELQKWRPAALGSLTDPIFQDLDRNSRYYLFHFADRVCKDLVARDGPGVNPFRDLIPLTNRHPLLLQILVATSAIHWANIFRPITAIPTGLSDPGGYLAQLRSKDLVSRQALIDALTAKQKAMGHLQEVLDSLDPGGSEVALAAMHFFIKFDLIDLEKNDAKGWRTHLEGASNILALLTQGTGGSEANRMLRDCVVADCFIYHILGSTLASGSLAANIARYAFELLPVMKRVEVNSYLSCPPEILRIILVASKLSYETPFTDWSLSAANEALTLIDEALAFDIPAWADKLRQNPQVQDIESRIHIASAHRSAVCLYILQALPLVRAVRPVDTEFLVGDILGNLGQISVDDPYYKATSWPTFIAGAETRDTEKRTWAMKRLLGIWETCPWGYLFTAIELLKAAWELQDTRGSNGEISSNWLQGLKERGFEYLIV
- a CDS encoding uncharacterized protein (EggNog:ENOG41~TransMembrane:12 (i5-22o28-53i65-84o96-118i130-149o164-185i205-226o238-259i266-285o291-316i328-348o368-387i)); the encoded protein is MYGGYLLFNGGIAWFAVWSIIGGFTRNFIMLVICRAMLGIGAAAFLPAGISLLGRIYRPGPRKNIVFSLYGALAPLGFFAGIIVGGMAQDLLSWRWFFWLGGILSAVFGVGTILTAPRDYEEARKMNVKMDWWGVFTTVPGLMLLIYALTDSANAPGGWASPRILVTLILGLIFLGAAVYVEGWVAESPLIPADIFRVKCMKRMLLCLFITWGVFNIYLFYANFYIETILKKSPLLTAVYFAPWAAGGLVLATTSGLILHMLSGKVLIIISGISKVIAVLMFALIPDNPNYWAWIFPAMLCEAACVDVLWTVSNVFLTTSLPKNRQGLAGALISVMLFLGGAFFLAIADVAKGQFVLNGMDLKHQYKSVFWIGVGLAGLALAICFFMDLDKAAGDLTVDEKELRKMSNASSEVSSVAESATGGARVEPMTGVVVDSAEQTDNEEKENKTAA